In Acidisarcina polymorpha, the DNA window GGCTACCCGGATACAATACCCAGGCCGGGCGCCGAACTATCACGATTGACGCGGGCGAACACCTGAGCGGGAGATGCAGGAGTTTCGTTTTCTGGTGTCGCTCTCTAAGTTAGTGAAGATTCCGTTAGTGAAGATTTTCGGTAGTGAAGATTTCCATCTGGCATTGGGAGACGATACTTGCCGAAAAGCATACCAGTTACAGCCAACACTGAGCGCACGAAGCCAGAAAATCGAGCGTTCTTCCCTGCGCTGGATGGTTTGCGCGCCATTGCATTCCTTATGGTTTTCTTTCATCACTACCTACTCGTCCCGTGGGGCTGGATGGGAGTCGATGTCTTCTTTGTACTGTCCGGATTTCTGATTACGGGCATCCTCTACGACACCTGCCATGATGCTTATCGCGCCCGTAACTTCTACGTTCGACGAACGCTCCGCATCTTCCCGCTCTACTATAGTGTTATGTTAGCGCTGCTGTTATCGGCGCCCATCTTTCATTGGCAGTGGTCTTGGTCCTGGCTGATTTGGCCGGCCTACCTAGGCAACTACGCTCCTTTTTTGAGGCCGTACCTCCCGCTTTCGCCCATGGAAAGGCTGGCTGATTTTCATATGGTCGGCGCGGTGAGTGGCTTCCATATCACCCTGTTTTTAGGCCATTTCTGGTCGCTCTGCGTTGAGGAACAGTTCTACCTGATTTGGCCATGGGTGGTCTTTTGGATTCGCGACCGCGTCCGACTCTGTTGGATTTGCGCCGCTACTTTGCCACTGTGTCTTGCAATGAGATTAGCGGGCCAGCATCTGTTTCCGAAGTGGATGCTCGATAACCAGATCCTTTCGCGGGCCACTCCGTTCCGCCTCGACGCATTGCTCATTGGCGGCTTAATCGCTCTCTTACTCAGAGGGTCCTATTCGGCCATGCTGCTTAGAATCGCCAGGGTTGCGCTCCCGATCGCCATGGCGATATTGCTGGCCTGGGCATATTTCACGCCCGCCGGAAATCTTGTTCAGCAGGCTCAACCTGACGCGGACTGGTTGTTCACCTGGTGGCTAAGCGCTCTCGACTTATTGGCAGCTCTGGTCATTCTGGTGGCTGTTCAACCGCGTTCACTGCTTTATCGAGGTCTGAGTTTACGACCGTTGCGTTGGCTGGGTCGCATCAGCTACGGCGCATATGTATTGCACGATATCCCGCATGTGTTTTACAGCCACATTGGCATAAGACTGGCGCCGACCCACCCTAGGATTGCGGTTGCGACTGTTGCTCTCATTTCTTCGATTGGTCTGGCTTGGTTGAGCTTCCGGTACCTTGAGAGCCCCTTTCTTAATCTCAAAGAGAGATTCACAGTATCCTCCACGCCGGTCCTGGCTCAGAGGAGTGAGCGCACATAGCACTTGCCTCACAAAACAGACCATAGACGAGTTACACAAAGGCAAGCTGAACGGAAATTCTCACGCAACGCGGAGGCGATCGCGAATGAGGTCTTCGCCTTTACGCAATAAGCTCCGGAGTTGGAGCGTTACGCGCTACGTTTATGTCGTGCTGTTCGAATCTGTTTGAAGCTTGTTTGGCCAGACGTGAGCCTAGGCGGATCATCGGGTATTCCAAAAGATGGTACGCTGCTACCGAGAAGACGACCAAGGAGATAAGAATAACTGCAATTTGTAAGGCAAGGGGTTGATGGGGCATGAAATAAAGCCCCAGTGTGATCGAGAACGGATGCACGAGATAGGCGCCATATGAGTATTTAGCGATGAGGTGGCTTATGCGGAGCAGGGGTTTTAATGTGATCTGATGGAAAAAGGGGAGGCCTAGACCAACTGCCAAACAAAGTAAGTCCGCCGGTCTCCATCCTGGTCTAACCAGGAAGACGCTCCATAGCACCGCTAGAGCTAAAGGGAATGTCCATGCTGGCAGAAATGGTCGAGTACGTCGAAAACCGACGTACGCCATAATGCCAGGAAGAAAATATGGAATGCACAGAAAGAAGTTGTGAGGAGTGTCTCTGAATAACGGTCGGCAGATTGCCACTACGAACACCCACAACAGAAGAAGCGTCCACCGGTTGAAATTGCTCCGGACAAAGAAGAAAATCACGGGCAAACACAGGTACATCTCGACCTCGTAGGGTAACGTCCACATGACTCCTACGGGAACATAGCCGCCGACAATATTCGGTATGAGTAATGCAGCCCCCACAACGTCGAGCACCCCCTTGGGCGGTTGGAACCGGAAGAAGTCCGTCAGAGTACTAGATACCGGAGCGTGAAAGAGCAATGTAATGGCGAGAACGGCTAAGGCCAGCGGATAGAGGCGGAATATGCGACGAATGTAGAAATCTAAAGTATGGGGCTTACGCTCCAAGGACCACATTAAGACAAGCGAAGTGTGCACGAAAAAGAGAAAGACGCCCACCACCCCCACCCACCTGATTTCCCAATATCCGATCCAATAAATCTTGTATGCAATTAAAACGTGCTCCAGTACAACAGAAAGAACCGCACAAGCTCGGAGCAAATCAAGGTTCGGCATATCTCGCATTGAGCGATTTTATCCTCGATGAGCTGACGCTGACCTAACCCATCGAGAAGCTCTTCGCGAAACGCAAAGCAGTGCACCGCAAAGCCGCAACGCTAGCACACCGAAGCGCTCCAGGGCAGTGCTGCAATATCTTCCGCCTACGAATGCGCCAACTACTTCGCCCCATCGGCATATGTATTCACTTAAGATTGTCTGGCGGCCGGAGATTTACTCCCATTCAAGCCCAAGAGCGAGCTTGAATGGGGCTCCCTGAGATTGATTTCGGCAAGTTAAGCTTTCCCGGACTTGCGACCCTCGAGGTGGTCGCGGAGGGCTGCGGCGGTTTGTTGGGCGCAGGTATCCCAGCGGAAGATCTGGCTGCGCTCGATCCCCTTCTGTTGGAGCTGACTGCGGAGCTGGGGGTTCGAGGCGATTTCGATCAGCTTTTCGGCGATGTCATCGCTGTTGAGCGGATTGAAGTAGAGGGCGGCGTCCGCACAGACCTCGGGCAGCGAAGCCGAGCGGGCGACGGTGACGGGGACACCGGCGGCCATGGCTTCGAGCGGAGGCAGGCCAAAGCCCTCGTAGAGCGACGGCATGACCAAAGCATCCGCGTGGCCGACCAGGGAAAGCAGATCCTGGTAGGAGACGAAGCCGGTGAGATGGATGCGGTCGCCGGCGGAGCGGACGCGCTCAAAAAACTCCGGCGACTCCCCAGTAATCAAGCCCTCGCTCTGGCCGACGATGACGAGGTCCTGCGGAATCCTGTCCTTTATTTCGAGAAAAGCTTCAACCAGGCGGCTGAGGTTCTTGTAAGGCTTGATATTTCCGACGTGAATGAAATAGGGGCGGGTACGAACCGCCGGCAAAGAGGCAGCCGTATACCATTCCTCGGAGATGCCGAGATGGGTGGTGATGATGTTGTCCTGACGAGGACCTTCAGTGAGGCGAAGCAGCTCCGCTTTACTGAAGTTCGAGACGGTCAAGATAAGGGAGGCTCGCTTTCTTAAGGCGCGGAACATTAGCTTGGCGTACGTCCGCTTCTTTGGGTTGCCGACGATTTCCGCAACCATTCGATGGCTCAAGTCGTGAACGGTGACGGCGAAACGACCTCGGTACAGCAAGGGGATGGTGTAGTAGGGAGAAAAGAACAGGTCGGTATTCGACGGAATGGCAAGCGGCAGCTGGATCTGTTCCGCCATCGAATACCGACCGGCGCGGCAGTCG includes these proteins:
- a CDS encoding acyltransferase family protein gives rise to the protein MPNLDLLRACAVLSVVLEHVLIAYKIYWIGYWEIRWVGVVGVFLFFVHTSLVLMWSLERKPHTLDFYIRRIFRLYPLALAVLAITLLFHAPVSSTLTDFFRFQPPKGVLDVVGAALLIPNIVGGYVPVGVMWTLPYEVEMYLCLPVIFFFVRSNFNRWTLLLLWVFVVAICRPLFRDTPHNFFLCIPYFLPGIMAYVGFRRTRPFLPAWTFPLALAVLWSVFLVRPGWRPADLLCLAVGLGLPFFHQITLKPLLRISHLIAKYSYGAYLVHPFSITLGLYFMPHQPLALQIAVILISLVVFSVAAYHLLEYPMIRLGSRLAKQASNRFEQHDINVARNAPTPELIA
- a CDS encoding acyltransferase family protein, translating into MPKSIPVTANTERTKPENRAFFPALDGLRAIAFLMVFFHHYLLVPWGWMGVDVFFVLSGFLITGILYDTCHDAYRARNFYVRRTLRIFPLYYSVMLALLLSAPIFHWQWSWSWLIWPAYLGNYAPFLRPYLPLSPMERLADFHMVGAVSGFHITLFLGHFWSLCVEEQFYLIWPWVVFWIRDRVRLCWICAATLPLCLAMRLAGQHLFPKWMLDNQILSRATPFRLDALLIGGLIALLLRGSYSAMLLRIARVALPIAMAILLAWAYFTPAGNLVQQAQPDADWLFTWWLSALDLLAALVILVAVQPRSLLYRGLSLRPLRWLGRISYGAYVLHDIPHVFYSHIGIRLAPTHPRIAVATVALISSIGLAWLSFRYLESPFLNLKERFTVSSTPVLAQRSERT
- a CDS encoding glycosyltransferase family 4 protein; translated protein: MTQLAIDLRWIDSSGVGMYIKGILPGIVERLPDVAIVGIGDRSRLEDFPWAHAPNMRLVDCRAGRYSMAEQIQLPLAIPSNTDLFFSPYYTIPLLYRGRFAVTVHDLSHRMVAEIVGNPKKRTYAKLMFRALRKRASLILTVSNFSKAELLRLTEGPRQDNIITTHLGISEEWYTAASLPAVRTRPYFIHVGNIKPYKNLSRLVEAFLEIKDRIPQDLVIVGQSEGLITGESPEFFERVRSAGDRIHLTGFVSYQDLLSLVGHADALVMPSLYEGFGLPPLEAMAAGVPVTVARSASLPEVCADAALYFNPLNSDDIAEKLIEIASNPQLRSQLQQKGIERSQIFRWDTCAQQTAAALRDHLEGRKSGKA